In the Acropora muricata isolate sample 2 chromosome 1, ASM3666990v1, whole genome shotgun sequence genome, one interval contains:
- the LOC136930086 gene encoding uncharacterized protein, with protein sequence MSSQKEEESTSSQSCNPFEEEEVKKLKELLRDSEAEIKQLKLALGRYLFQEDKEKRIRKLQILPGVPRSDESRQCTANSCNETGLDGRLLVEGASLRRLRGVAAVSPASLPLKGERLDVLSEKDDRRKIVTRRSRMSARSSALSDELDGGRISESREDTSPAAFSSFESSAENERTISALRDTEDYKGLPLESLRNDGTEHNHIPISSDQAGPSSIFSSTRSNASDSLVLNSAEGEQVREGSSDSCEEMEPTKVFPATGSGFSGGISSGKTSLNTGSFEEEIPQQAQFPDTKDNVTDVGGNNETIVDDLLETSLASCSGETWSSWSGPRASPATADPDSGISSSGNAAYHSLLNGLEGLIVGDDNQLTRQDDSVEDDQRTVARDECITDCSSKTGSQLLLPRNSNKHDQLPERTLEPGCDSSSKTGNELLLPRNSNEYDQQKGERLEPGHDCSSKTENQTPPQQNSSESDQVTKGSREPDATNSSSRNWERLGARPKRTQTQRPVDPPLWPSSSPVSDGLAKDFLARHSQDRAVQERLYTDDRDLSYLGPERLRNTSLVDGVTSASYAYSVRPYFGTMGGAFPDVPSSGPVVSVGLLGGSSYSGSKEATVTPLSSFTEQTDFSSACNGMSSDRVNASNRLLLQNAFANSDHSLTGEQDFNKEYDSLLDQSLLLRQQSLQQLSNPISPLPNSRFVYGSTGSDFVPGASHGAAAIHPDYSLCDTQGHVLSNGNSTLIGDQMSRNSNLNLESQSSQFGDREEVPGSFAASGVVAGSRDFPLSYTVSPSSFSSTMAVSNLTCRPSVAAASNLTSSFHNTTRNSVFSSTVAGDGNEEASHLPKDTTCSIDYGRCTVEPNDNSLVASEQRMAEDASAPVERMLREREEREEFMRELQRKEQMIREERERERREKEDREWQEAERWPPQQEGVSTGSRWLCEHYQRRCRVRFPCCTQFYPCHRCHNSSSNCKNDEAKACHATHLKCSLCQLEQEIDETSDVCKGCGEKMAAYFCSLCKHFTSVDKNPYHCDQCGICRIHKDKSFHCKVCNVCLDKRLENNHKCRPDSGHDECCICLEDAFSGCQILPCSHKVHRECAIAMIQNGIRTCPVCRHPLYTPLNE encoded by the exons GGGTTGCTGCAGTGTCACCAGCTTCTTTACCATTGAAAGGTGAAAGATTGGATGTACTTTCTGAAAAAGACGACAGAAGGAAAATTGTAACGCGTAGATCTCGCATGTCCGCAAGAAGTTCAGCGCTCAGTGATGAATTAGATGGCGGAAGGATTTCGGAAAGTCGAGAGGACACCTCGCCTGCagcattttcatcttttgagAGCTCAGCTGAGAACGAAAGGACGATTTCTGCCTTGAGGGACACCGAGGATTATAAGGGTCTGCCACTGGAAAGTTTGAGAAACGATGGGACAGAACACAATCATATTCCCATCTCCTCTGATCAAGCTGGTCCGTCGAGTATATTTAGCAGCACGAGAAGTAATGCATCCGATTCATTGGTATTGAACAGCGCTGAAGGTGAGCAAGTGAGGGAAGGCTCGTCAGATTCATGCGAAGAGATGGAACCAACTAAGGTGTTCCCAGCAACCGGCTCTGGCTTTTCAGGTGGGATAAGCTCCGGTAAAACAAGTTTGAATACAGGGAGCTTCGAAGAGGAGATTCCTCAACAAGCTCAGTTTCCAGACACTAAAGATAATGTGACTGATGTTGGTGGAAACAATGAAACAATAGTTGACGATTTGTTGGAAACCTCACTAGCATCGTGTAGTGGAGAAACATGGTCGAGCTGGTCTGGTCCAAGGGCATCTCCAGCGACAGCGGATCCTGATTCTGGGATCAGTTCTTCAGGGAACGCTGCTTACCACAGCCTTTTGAACGGCCTCGAAGGACTGATTGTAGGTGACGACAATCAACTCACGCGTCAAGATGATTCAGTTGAAGACGATCAACGAACTGTTGCAAGGGATGAGTGTATTACTGATTGTTCTTCCAAAACTGGAAGTCAACTTCTGCTGCCGCGAAACTCAAACAAACACGATCAACTACCGGAAAGAACACTTGAGCCTGGTTGTGACAGTTCTTCCAAAACTGGAAATGAACTTCTGCTGCCGCGAAATTCAAACGAATACGATCAGCAAAAAGGGGAAAGGCTTGAGCCTGGTCATGACTGTTCTTCCAAAACTGAAAATCAAACTCCACCCCAACAAAATTCAAGTGAATCTGATCAAGTAACAAAGGGAAGTCGTGAGCCTGATGCAACCAATTCCTCTAGCAGAAACTGGGAACGCCTGGGTGCGCGACCCAAACGCACTCAAACGCAACGTCCAGTGGATCCGCCACTGTGGCCAAGCTCTAGCCCTGTGTCCGACGGTTTAGCAAAGGATTTCTTAGCTCGACACTCTCAAGATAGAGCAGTCCAGGAACGCCTTTACACGGATGACAGGGACTTATCTTACCTTGGCCCCGAGCGCTTGCGGAACACTTCCTTGGTTGATGGCGTGACAAGTGCATCATATGCTTACAGTGTGAGGCCATATTTTGGAACGATGGGCGGTGCTTTTCCGGACGTCCCAAGTAGTGGTCCTGTGGTAAGTGTGGGTTTACTGGGCGGCAGCTCTTATAGCGGTAGTAAAGAAGCTACCGTAACGCCATTGTCGAGTTTCACCGAACAAACTGACTTCTCTTCGGCTTGCAATGGAATGTCGAGTGATAGAGTTAATGCGAGTAATCGCCTATTGCTTCAAAATGCCTTTGCGAACAGCGACCACAGTCTTACTGGAGAACAGGATTTTAACAAGGAATACGACTCTCTTCTTGACCAGAGCTTACTCCTTAGACAGCAGTCACTGCAACAACTCAGTAACCCGATTTCCCCATTGCCTAATTCGCGTTTTGTCTATGGATCAACTGGTTCGGATTTTGTCCCAGGGGCATCGCATGGCGCTGCTGCAATTCATCCCGATTACTCGTTGTGTGACACACAAGGACATGTTCTTAGCAACGGCAATTCGACTTTGATTGGTGACCAAATGTCACGTAACAGCAATTTAAATCTTGAGAGTCAATCAAGTCAATTTGGAGATAGGGAGGAAGTACCAGGGTCCTTTGCCGCGAGTGGCGTCGTTGCGGGGAGCCGTGATTTCCCTCTTTCGTACACGGTTTCGCCGTCCTCTTTCTCCAGCACCATGGCTGTTTCAAACTTGACATGTCGGCCTTCTGTTGCTGCTGCAAGTAATCTTACGAGCTCGTTTCATAATACGACTAGAAATTCTGTGTTCTCCTCAACTGTAGCCGGTGATGGCAATGAAGAGGCCAGCCATTTACCTAAGGATACTACGTGTAGTATAGATTACGGAAGATGCACTGTGGAGCCCAATGACAATTCACTCGTTGCTTCAGAACAGCGCATGGCCGAGGATGCCTCAGCGCCGGTGGAGCGCATGCTTCGAGAAAGAGAAGAACGGGAAGAGTTCATGAGAGAACTGCAAAGAAAGGAACAAATGATCAGGGAAGAGCGAGAGAGGGAGAGACGGGAGAAAGAAGACAGGGAATGGCAGGAAGCGGAGAGATGGCCGCCGCAGCAGGAAGGTGTTAGCACAGGCTCACGGTGGCTGTGCGAACATTACCAACGACGCTGTAGAGTGCGGTTCCCTTGTTGCACGCAATTCTATCCATGTCATCGATGCCATAACAGCTCAAGCAACTGTAAAAATGACGAAGCAAAAGCATGTCACGCAACACATCTCAAGTGTTCTCTCTGCCAATTGGAACAGGAG ATTGATGAAACCAGTGATGTATGCAAAGGATGCGGAGAAAAGATGGCGGCCTATTTCTGCTCTCTTTGTAAGCACTTCACAAGCGTGGACAAGAACCCGTATCACTGTGACCAATGTGGAATCTGCCG GATCCACAAGGACAAATCGTTCCACTGTAAAGTTTGCAATGTATGCTTGGACAAACGACTGGAGAATAACCATAAATGTCGACCCGACTCTGGCCACGATGAATGCTGCATCTGCTTGGAG gatgCATTCAGTGGCTGTCAGATACTGCCGTGTTCGCATAAGGTGCATCGAGAATGTGCCATAGCCATGATTCAAAATGGAAT aCGCACTTGCCCAGTTTGTCGGCATCCACTCTACACCCCTCTGAATGAATGA